GAAAATAGTAATATAACACGTCTAAACTTAGAATTCCGAATAATACCCGAATTATGATTAAAAGAAGAATAGGTACATCATCATTATACTCATCTGTTTTAGGTCTTGGCAGTCTGCACTTTGGTGTTTATTGTGATCAGAAATTAACTAATGACATTGTTAGTTTTGCATTGGATTGTGGAATCAATTTTATTGACACTGCCCCAATGTATGGAAATGGAAAGTCTGAGCAATATCTCCATAATGCATTAAAAGGTATAAAACGGGAACAAATAATTATATCGACTAAAGTTGGCTTAGAACCTGAGATCAATTCTGATGGTTCATTTAGTGTCCGTGAAATAAAATTAATAAAAAATAATATAGTAACAAGTGTCGAACAAAGTTTAAGAAATCTTGGTACAGACTATATAGACTTATTGCAACTTCATGCTTTTGATCATACAACATCATTTGATGAGACACTGGATGTTTTATATGATCTTGTACAAAATGGGAAAATTCGTTATATAGGTTGTTCAAATTATAATCCAGATGAGTTTATTTTAGCGGCAAAGACGGCAGAAAGGAAAGCTTTTAGTAATATTGTTTCTGCTCAATGTCATTTTAACATTATTGAGCGTAGAGCACGAGCAGAATTATTTCCAATATGCAAAGATTACAATACAAGTATAATATGTAACAGGTCCCTAGCAAGAGGAATTTTAACCGGTAAGTATAAATATGGACAACCATTACCCCATGGTTGTCGTGCTGAAACCAGTTATAGAGTTAGGAAATGGCTATTAGAAGATACTTTATTGTTAGTAAATGAGCTTGCAACGTATGCCGAGCGCTTCGGCAGGTCTATTACAGAATTATCATTAGCATGGACACTTATAGCACCAGAAATTTCAACAATCCTGGTAGGTGTTCGTAATATAGACCAATTAAAACAATGTATTTCATCAGTTGATTTTTCTCTTGAAGACAAACATCTATTGGAAATAGATTCCATCATTGAAAGGATGAATTTAACCAATCGAGTAAATTTATTACCAGAGGTTTATTTTGAAAAGTAAAAATGATAAAATGAATTGTAAAATTGCTATAATTACAGGCGGTGCCCATGGAATTGGGAAGGCGATTGCTAAGTCTTTATCTGCAAGCAATTATATTGTGATTATAGCTGATATAGATAATGATAAAGGAATTAAGGTTGTAGATGAAGTAAATAGTGCTGGAGGGAATGCATTATTTATAAAAACAGATTTATGCAGTGAAAACGATATTTTAAACTTAGTTAATATTACGATTGAAACATTTGGAGGGTTGGATATTGTAATAAATAGTGCACGGCCTCTACTGAAAATTGTTCCTTTTATTGAAAGCTTTGATGAGTGGGATTATGCTATAAATGTATTATTAAAAGCACCAGCATTATTGGCTAAGTATAGTTACAATCATTTAAAAAAATCTAGTAATGGTTGTATAATAAATATAGGTTCGACTAATGAAAATTATATATCCCATCAACCTGTATCATATCACGTTGCTAAGGCTGGACTTGTTCATCTAACTCATTATCTTGCTCGTGAATTTGGTGTGAATAATATACGAGTTAACACAATAAGTCCTGGTCTAGTTGATATCCACGAAGATGGGCGGCCATTAACAGGTAAGCCAATGAATAAAGAAATTGTTGATATTACCGTCCCATTAAAAAGGGCAGCATCTCCGCAAGAAATTGCTTATTTAGTATTGTTTTTATGTTCTAAAGAGGCATCATATATTACAGGTCAAACTATTACAATAGATGGTGGAATCACATTAAACGATCATTTTCATATTGCTCGGCAAGTCTTTACTGCAAAGAATCAATGATAATACGACTTGGATTCTAGTAACGAGCGCAACCCTTTTTCCCTAAAGAACCTCAAATATCGAGAGGAAAATATTTAGCATCATGATAAAGAGATCATTCGTAGATCAAATTATTGAAATGGACAGGAGAGATATCTCCAAACAAGATATATATGAAATGCTTAATCTCGTGGCATAGGTGTGCCCCCAAAATGCTAAGTCGAGTCATTAATTTAGAGTTCATGGAAGGTGTATTGTATGAATAGTATCCCTTGGTGGTATACAGAAATAGGTGATAATGAAAAGAATTATATGCTAACAGCATTTAACAATAAATGCTTTAGTATGGGTCCGTATACACAAGAATTTGAGGAAAGAATTTCAGAATTGATGAATGTCCCATATGTTACCTTAACAAATAGTGGAACATCGGCTTTAATAATATCTCTATTATCAATTGGCATTAAGCCAGGCGACGAAGTAATTTTACCTGCATTGACTTGGATAGCCACAGCACAGGCTGCTGCTCTATTGGGTGCTCATGTCGTTTTAGTTGATTGTTTGCCAAGGCTGCCAATTATTGATATTGAAGGTGTTGCTAGGAAAATAACAAAAAAAACAAAAGCGATAATTCCTGTTAATTTAAATGGGCGGGCCTGTGATATAAAAAGATTAAAGAATATTGCGAAAGAAAATAATATTTATATTATTGAAGATGTATGTAAAGGAATGTTTTCTCAGAATAATAATTGTTATCTTGGTACTATTGGCGATATAGGTTGTTTTTCCATGGGCATGATTTCGTTATTATCAATTGGTTATGGTGGTTTCTTAGTAACGAAAAATATTGATTTACATAATAAAATAAGATTGATTCGCGATCATGGTGTTGTAAGAAATCCTGAAGAATATAAATATCTCGGGGCAAATTATAAGGTTAGCGATTTATTAGCATCTATAGGATTGGGGCAGTTAGATAAACTTCAGGAAAAGATTAAGAGAGTATGTGATATATACAAAATTTATAATGAGGCTTTATCAGAAAATAGTAAATGTAATTTGCTCCCTGTTGACATATTATCTGGAGAAGTTCCATTATATGTAGAGGCGTATTCTGAACAGAGAGAGGATCTCATTAATTATTTAAATGTGAATAATATTGGTACTTCGAGATTTCATTTACCGCTACATTCTGCTC
The window above is part of the Spirochaetae bacterium HGW-Spirochaetae-1 genome. Proteins encoded here:
- a CDS encoding pyridoxal phosphate-dependent aminotransferase, which translates into the protein MNSIPWWYTEIGDNEKNYMLTAFNNKCFSMGPYTQEFEERISELMNVPYVTLTNSGTSALIISLLSIGIKPGDEVILPALTWIATAQAAALLGAHVVLVDCLPRLPIIDIEGVARKITKKTKAIIPVNLNGRACDIKRLKNIAKENNIYIIEDVCKGMFSQNNNCYLGTIGDIGCFSMGMISLLSIGYGGFLVTKNIDLHNKIRLIRDHGVVRNPEEYKYLGANYKVSDLLASIGLGQLDKLQEKIKRVCDIYKIYNEALSENSKCNLLPVDILSGEVPLYVEAYSEQREDLINYLNVNNIGTSRFHLPLHSARYLDSPDNFPCANELSKNAFILPSGPSQSLDNVYKCAELINHWK
- a CDS encoding aldo/keto reductase — its product is MIKRRIGTSSLYSSVLGLGSLHFGVYCDQKLTNDIVSFALDCGINFIDTAPMYGNGKSEQYLHNALKGIKREQIIISTKVGLEPEINSDGSFSVREIKLIKNNIVTSVEQSLRNLGTDYIDLLQLHAFDHTTSFDETLDVLYDLVQNGKIRYIGCSNYNPDEFILAAKTAERKAFSNIVSAQCHFNIIERRARAELFPICKDYNTSIICNRSLARGILTGKYKYGQPLPHGCRAETSYRVRKWLLEDTLLLVNELATYAERFGRSITELSLAWTLIAPEISTILVGVRNIDQLKQCISSVDFSLEDKHLLEIDSIIERMNLTNRVNLLPEVYFEK
- a CDS encoding NAD(P)-dependent oxidoreductase, which translates into the protein MKSKNDKMNCKIAIITGGAHGIGKAIAKSLSASNYIVIIADIDNDKGIKVVDEVNSAGGNALFIKTDLCSENDILNLVNITIETFGGLDIVINSARPLLKIVPFIESFDEWDYAINVLLKAPALLAKYSYNHLKKSSNGCIINIGSTNENYISHQPVSYHVAKAGLVHLTHYLAREFGVNNIRVNTISPGLVDIHEDGRPLTGKPMNKEIVDITVPLKRAASPQEIAYLVLFLCSKEASYITGQTITIDGGITLNDHFHIARQVFTAKNQ